The Phacochoerus africanus isolate WHEZ1 chromosome X, ROS_Pafr_v1, whole genome shotgun sequence genome has a segment encoding these proteins:
- the LOC125118084 gene encoding nuclear RNA export factor 2-like — MILNVCAPGSRASRYTKQKQMELKGETARSIIRVEALNTSPPCLLANYDDVGSSSQERSEGWSSSPHSLSKRSPHYEHGGYEPQPSGLQEEDGNVMMRDVQEDPKGRDSPCTAAQQDNRRVKWHSEGHIHITVWTNGKPMEKGTGENTQDRTQSSWFKVTIPYGIKYDKTWLMDSIQSHCSVPFTPVDFHYVKSGARFFVQDASTASALMDVSYEICDEEDQKIPIIVNPSDVVPYSVCNKLEPEEMEQLKLTLYKRYDVSQKALDLQRLRFDPGLVGHDIDIILNRRNCMSATLQIIEKNFPELLSLNLSSNKLYRLDGLSDIIQMAPTVKILNLSKNELKSAWELSKMKGLKLEELWLQGNPLCGTFPNQSTYISAIRECFPKLLRLDGRVLPSPRIVNIDAPYVLKPCKESYKGSDALKSLILQFLQQYYLIYDSGDRYGLLGAYHQRACFSLTIPFNPKDPAPGSLYEYLEANRNMKKLKDPHLRVQLLKHTKHDIVHSLCVLPKTQHDFSSFMVDMWLKTETMLCFSVTGVFKEVGGWSQGCVRAFTRTFITTPATSSSLFIVNDELFVREASPKTTQSTFSISVPTPSTSSMPTLSEEQQQIVKAFSSQSGMNLQWSEKCLQDNEWNYARAGQVFSILKTEGKIPEEAFRVIP, encoded by the exons ATGATCCTCAATGTGTGTGCACCAGGCAGCAGAGCCTCAAGGtacacaaagcagaaacagatggAGCTGAAAGGAGAGACGGCCAGGTCCATAATTAGAGTTGAGGCCCTCAacacctccccaccctgcctcttAGCAA ACTATGACGATGTGGGTAGTTCATCTCAAGAAAGAAGTGAAGGTTGGAGTTCTTCCCCACATAGTTTGAGCAAGAGGAGCCCTCATTATGAACATGGTGGATATGAGCCTCAGCCTTCAGGGCTCCAGGAGGAGGATGGAAATGTGATGATGAGGGATGTCCAGGAGGACCCCAAAGGAAGAGA CTCTCCCTGCACTGCTGCCCAGCAAGACAACAGGAGAGTGAAATGGCACAGTGAGGGCCACATCCATATTACTGTCTGGACAAATGGAAAACCTATGGAGAAAGGAACAGGGGAGAATACACAAGACAGAACCCAGTCAAGCTGGTTCAAGGTCACA ATTCCTTACGGGATAAAGTATGACAAAACATGGCTAATGGACTCAATCCAGAGCCATTGCAGTGTTCCCTTCACTCCAGTGGAT TTTCATTACGTGAAAAGTGGGGCTCGGTTCTTTGTCCAGGATGCTAGCACTGCCTCTGCATTGATGGATGTCAGCTATGAGATTTGTGATGAGGAGGACCAAAAG ATACCTATCATTGTCAACCCCTCTGATGTTGTTCCCTACTCAGTGTGCAATAAGTTGGAGCCAGAAGAAATGGAGCAGCTAAAG CTGACCTTGTACAAACGCTATGATGTCTCCCAGAAAGCTCTTGACCTCCAGAGGCTCCGCTTTGACCCAG GCTTGGTAGGTCATGATATTGATATAATTCTGAATCGAAGAAACTGCATGTCTGCCACCCTGCAGATCATTGAAAAGAATTTCCCTGAG CTGTTGTCCTTGAACCTGAGCAGCAACAAACTGTACCGGCTGGATGGCCTGTCTGACATTATACAGATGGCCCCCACAGTCAAGATTCTGAACCTCTCCAAAAATGAG CTGAAGTCAGCCTGGGAGTTGAGCAAGATGAAAGGGCTGAAGCTtgaggagctgtggctgcaaggGAACCCTCTGTGTGGCACCTTCCCAAACCAGTCCACCTACATAAG TGCCATCAGAGAATGCTTCCCCAAGTTGTTACGCCTG GACGGCCGGGTGTTACCCTCACCAAGGATCGTTAACATTGATGCTCCCTATGTGCTAAAGCCCTGCAAG GAAAGCTATAAAGGATCTGATGCGCTGAAGAGTCTAATTCTGCAATTCCTGCAGCA GTATTACTTGATCTATGACTCTGGAGATCGATATGGTCTCCTGGGTGCTTACCACCAAAGGGCCTGCTTCTCCCTGACCATTCCCTTCAATCCCAAGGACCCGGCCCC GGGCAGCTTGTACGAGTACCTTGAGGCAAACAGGAACATGAAGAAGCTCAAGGACCCCC ACCTGAGGGTCCAGTTGCTAAAGCACACAAAACATGATATTGTGCATTCCCTCTGTGTGTTGCCCAAAACTCAGCATGACTTCAGCTCCTTCATGGTGGACATGTGGCTCAAGACG GAAACGATGCTCTGCTTCTCTGTCACCGGGGTGTTCAAGGAAG TGGGAGGCTGGTCTCAGGGCTGTGTTCGTGCCTTCACCCGAACCTTCATCACTACCCCTGCCACCTCTTCCAG TCTTTTCATTGTGAATGATGAACTTTTTGTGAGAGAAGCCAGCCCTAAAACAACTCAGAGCACATTCTCCATCTCAGTGCCCACACCGTCCACCAGCTCCATGCCAACCCTCTCTGAAGAGCAGCAGCAAATTGTAAAAGCTTTCTCCAGTCAGTCTGGGATGAACCTCCAATGGTCTGAGAA GTGCCTTCAGGACAATGAGTGGAACTATGCCAGAGCTGGGCAAGTCTTCAGTATACTCAAG ACCGAGGGCAAGATCCCAGAGGAGGCCTTCAGAGTAATCCCCTAA